TCAGAATGAAAGTCCAGAACCTTCCGCGCTGATTTTAAAGTCGGGCTGAACGTTCAATAATGAACAAAGCTGGAAACACAAGAGGAAAAGGTGGCTTTTTAAATGAGCGCAGACCTCTCTCGAGGCCACCACCCTCCACGAGGTCCTTGCACCTGCTCCCTGGATGGCCTCGGTTTCCTCACAGCGAGGTCACAAGGACTTGCTTTATGGACCACTGGTGGCCCCAAAACCGTTAGCAAAGGGAGCCCCTGGGGCGCCCAGCCACGCCTAAGACGGGCACCCTGATCAAAGAGAAACACGCGGGACACAAACCTGCTTAAACTTCCCTCTAATTCTGTCTAAGTCTTCATGAAGTTTATCGTAAGTAGGGTCATCGTAAGGGAACTTCTGAATCATCCCAATCAATGCCTCTAAGACCTTCATCTTTTTGCtgtaaaacacagaaagaaagaccTTCAGTCCCCGGCACGGCAGTCTCAGCCTGTGCAACAGGTGCCGGGCGCGGCCCTTAAGGCAGCGGCGCTGAGCACGCCGGGGTTCAGGAGCTGGCGGCTAACGCAGTCATCACACTAAACAACCTGCCCCCGCCTGGCAACGGGCGCCCGCCCCCCCGCGCCCAACATCAGGTGAGAACCGACCTCGCCGGCTGGCTGCAACCTGGACCAGCGGCCAAGGCGATGCGACGAGCACCCAGACCACTGGTCCCCAGGCCTGAGCCCAGAGCAGACAGAGCCAGAAGGGAACAGCGCTGGGCATGGCCATGCCTGCTCCCATCTGGGGGGTTTCTCGGCTCCAGAACCTTCCCACCAGGGGCCTCAGGGAGTTTAACAGCAGGTAAACACCAGGCCTGCTCTGTCCACAGTGTCTGCTGCCTGAGTTCAGCCCCCTTCCCCAGGAAGACGAGGGCCTCAGCCTGGAGCGGGACTGCCCTGAGGCACTCAGGGACTTCacagctctgggcctcagtgtcctcatctgtaaaatggggccctGATGGCCAACTGCCAGGCTCAGGAGGATCAGTAATCCAGAGAAAGCCCAGGGCCTGCCACAGAACAGCGCTGAGTAACCGTCAGTCTCCACCACACCCTGGAGGCCAGGACTCCCACTGGGGAGGGCAGGCGCCCTTCTGGGTCACAGGCAAGCGACCCTGCCCACCTCCGATCACTGGGCGTCAGGAGTATACTAGCTATCTGTTCCCAGGGAATCTCGAAGGACTTGTCCTTATGAAGCGACAGCCATTCAAAGCGACCAAGACCCGCTCACATTTGCTGTTCTGAAACCAGTTTACAAGAATCTCGACAGCTGCCTCTCGGGGAAAACACAAACCGGCCAAGCATCACAGCGAGTGAAGGAAAGCAGCGAGGCGCTAGGTTCCAGCAGACAGAAGGCAGATGCCCACACATGGGAACCGCTGTGCGTGCCAGACGCGGGGACCACCGCCCACTCCCAAGGCCGTGAGCAGCCCCGCCCAATGGCCGGTCACTGCAGCTGCTCCAGGCGCAAGGTCAAGGCCGGTGCACGGTGGGGGTGTGGCCCGCTCATTGTCAGGTCAGGAAAACGGGGCTCCACCGGcctgcaggagggcagggcaTCTCGGGGAGGGTCCGAAAGCCATGGTCACCCGCTGGACACCCCGTCCTGCAGGCTGAGACGGGCCCCCACACGCCTTCTCCGGGTGAGAAGCCCCGGCTTCACTGAGTGAGGCCGCACAGGGCGGGCACTTCTCTAACATCCTTACTTGGAACCTAAGGCAGTGGGAGGTCCTCTGTCCGCCTTCTAccgttttttttttaactgtagagGCTTAGAAAATCCAAAAGTCACTCCTCTAAGATGAAGGGGCTTAGGCTGTGGTTCAgagaccaccaggctctgctggtggggtgggggcagaggggctCCGACCAGCCCTGACACAACCCACGTGCCCCTCCCCCGATGGAGCCTGGGGGCACGGCTTTAGGACGGcggcggggttgggggggaccCTGCCCTGGGGTGTGAGTTGGCAGCCCCCAGGTACAGGAGCCTTCACACCCTCCATGCACTGCAGACGCCAGCAAAGGGACAAGGGGAGgctgctggagaattccaagacCAGGCGCGCCACCCCCACCTTCACGGGCCAGGAGTGCAGAGGCACCTGTAGCCCTGACCGCCACCCAGTGCTGCCATGCGCTGCCACCCACCATCCCAGCCAGATCACCGGCTACGCCGCCGCCCGCTGGGTCTTTAGAGGAAAACCTCCTCAAGGTGGCCCTGCGTGGTGGACGAGTCTGGTCAGATCCCACTTGATCAGTGATGGGACAGGTCAGAAAGCAGCGACCCCAGAATCACCCAGACCCTGTCTCGAGCATCCCTGCTCTGACACATGAATATGGCAGTGGCACAAATTCTAGAAATTCAAAACATTCCAAATAAGATGACAAGTCACGTGGATGGGGGAACGCGGCTTCTGCACTCTGTCACTCACACTCCTGGAGCCCCTCCCTGGCCAGGCAAAGCCACTGGGCATCCGAAGGACATGAGGCAGCCGCTGAAGCCCCGAGTGGGCTCCCCTGAGCGGCAGCACAGCCTTTCACGGACGGGTGAAGAGTGAAGACCGCAGGTGGGGACAGGGTCCTGGGGCTTCAGGAAGCGGCACCCGTAACTTCTAACAGGTTCAGAAGGCTACACGCTACAGAGGACAGCTAACGGCTCCTTAGCGCTTCCTGACACGGGCAAAACACACAGGCCCGATCACCTTGTTAGATCTTCTGACTATGTAAAAAGTCCCAGTGACAGTGGGGTCACCATTTCTGAACCTGGATCACACCCAGACTACTGTGCTCTGTTTATCAGAAGCTCAGGGGAAACGAGAAGATAAAATCATTTTCAACCTGCCTTGACTGGCAGGGAGTGCTTGAAGGCCTCCAGGGAAAAGGCGGGGGAGATCAGAGGACCCTTGAGAAAACAGTAGGTGTTCATCCAGCACCCCAAACGGGCCCGTACCTGCTAGGCACTATTTCCTGTAAACCTTGTAACAACCGCACAAGGTTATTTCAGCCCGACTGTTTTCTccggtttacagatgaggagactgagactcTAAACCCCCGCGATCAGGGCGTGCCACGGAACCGCAACTCTGGTCCAGACGCCAAAGAAGAAAGGAGGTTCGGCCTTACCTGTCTCTCTCAGTGGTGCAACCGTGCAGGAGACCTCTCCAAGCAAACGCGAAGCCTTGGTAGCACCCAATCTGTGAATTGACGAGACATTTAAGAGCGCAATGAATAACCGAGCGCTGTACTTGATCTAATTATCAAGCTCTGAAAACTAAAGTGGGGGAGGACGGGAGGGGGCGCAGGGCGCGTCTTCTCgtgctggagcaggaaatggaggTCGGAGGTCGAGTTATCAGCGGGACAGCCGGCCTCCAAGGTGGCCACTGGCCCTGCCTCCCACTCCACTGGTACTTGTGCCTGTGGGGTCTCCCGACTGTATCGGGTGGCCGTGATGAGCAGAACACAGAAGAGGTGGCACGTGACCTCCGGATTTACGTGTTAACGGGCAATGTCACCTCTGCCCTGCCCACCCGGGCCACCCACACAGGGTTAGGAGGACGCTTGGGCGGCTCTAAGGAGAAGTCCACATGCAGAAGATGCCGAGGGAGTGAGCCATCTGAGAAGTACCTCTTCTGGCCCCAGGCAAGCTTTCGAGTGGCTGACTCTTAACTCCAGCATCAAGGGgccctgagccagaaccacccgGCTCAACTGCTCCTGGACCACGGACCCCCAGGACCTCTGCGAGATAAGTAACACTGGTTGTCTTAAGGCCACGTGCCTTGTACTGATTTCGTTTTGAAGCCACAGATGCCTAATACAGTTCCAGTGGTCTCAGACTTCGCTGTTTATAGCCAATCACCTGTAAGTGAGGGCCCATCCAGGACAAaaggcaggagaaaaggaaaaatggggaGTTTATGGAATTCCTGTGTAAATATCCACGGCACGCTCTCACACGACACCGGGGTGCTCACTCTCTGCAGGAGGACTCGGCACCACGACACTCGACATCCACTGAGGTGACGAGGGGCTTGTTTTTCCTCCAGCCCATCTGCCTGCGTCATCGCCACACAGCCACAGGCTCTGCAGGCTCTGTCCTAGGAATACGCCTCCATCCACAGTCTATCTAGCCTACTGCCACTTTAAGAGGCCTGAAATTGTGGCTTGATCATACTGACCGTCAAGGTAAACTGTCAACAGTAAAAGAACAGGACTCCTTTCTAGGTGgcggtggggcagggggaggtcCCCACTCACTTCAGATCCGACTTTAGCTCCATGGAGCGTGCCGTGCCGTCTCCCTTCGATTATACCCAAACTGCTTCCTTCTTCATAGCCTTCCAGGTACCCTTCCCCGTGAAACCTGCGACGGAGAATCAGCAAGTCTGAGTGAATAAACAGGAGAAAGATGATTCTTCCTGGAAAAACTCATCTCCTCCACGTGACCCAGACCTAGACCCAGACTGCAAGACGAGACCTAGCAGCattacagaaaaataagagaacCTGAACCATAAAACTTAGGTCCAACGTCAGCTCCACCCCTCCCCGAGCCTCTGCTGTGGCAAGTCGCTGTACTTCTTGAAGCCAAACTCAGCTCTTCTACAATGAGGAAGCTGGGCTAAATCAGGGATTCCCAAACCGGGGAGAATACTGGAAACACACAGGAAAATCCCAAAGATACAAATTCAGGAGCCTTGCCCTTATCTCACGAAAGTTCAGGAATCCGCTTTTTGAAATTTCCCCAGTGACTTAGTCAGCAGCCCCAGTTCTGTGAGTCTGTAAGCTAGACTGTTTGGGCAAGTGCTTCAAAACAGACAGACAAACGAAACTCTGCCGTCtgcaccaggcttttccatcacACCTCAGGAGCCAGGCAAGGAGAAGcgccatctgctgctgctgctgctaagtcgcttcagtcatgtccgactctgtgtgaccccacagacggcagcccaccaggctcccccgtccctgggattctccaggcaagaacactggccgCAAAGTGTACCATGACGGCAGGGCCTGTGGTAGAATAAAGGCTCTGACTTACAGGGGCCGGCAGCGGAACTGTCACAACCCACGGGCCACCAAAGTGAAAGGGGCTGGCTGGAGCACCCGGGGAGGCCAACTGCGTCATTCCCACTTATACTGGCTCTCGCCCCCGGAGCGACCTTGCCTCCCCATCTCAAAGACGGGATCTAGTCCACAAGTTGGGATAAAACAGATAACGGGGGTACAAGGCTTAGTTCAGCCTGCAGCTCACAGCAAGTTCCAAATGAACTGTCAGCGACTGATCGCTTCCTGCTCCCTCTTTCTCAGGGACGTCTATCGATGTCTCAAGCGGGCTGGGCACTGGAAGACAGCCATCAAAGCAGCCAAGAGCTTCACCACCCCCACCCGCCGCCACCCCTGCCTTGTCACAGCCCCTAGGCGCTGCCCAGGGGCTCAGGAGAGAAAAGGATGACGCCTGACACCTTGATGAGCCTGTCCGTGAATGCGGCCGTCTGTCCTATTACTGAGGAACGAGAAAGAGGTGGGCAGCGCCCAGATGGCAGAGGTCCGCCCCACCCGAGGACGGGGCGTCCCTGGAGGGAGGCAGTCACCAGGCCGAGCAGATGCATGGGGGCAGCCCCGGAGGAGGGAGGCGGGTCCTGAGGAGCAGCTGGGCGCCTGGCGCTCGCCCGAGAAGGGGAAGTAACAGCATCCTGGGCCCTCCCGCGCCGGATGCCCCCAGGGCCCCAGTGCGCTCCCCCAGGGCCGCAGCCCAAGGCTGAGAGCCGACACGCGAGGGCTGGGGGCCCCGATCCACTCACCTCTCATCTGCCATCACGACAGCGTCGAACATGTCCTGATCCCCGGCCATGGCGGCCGCCGACCAGCCTCCGCCCGTCGGGCTCCGCCGCCCCGCGATGGAGCCGCGGAGACGCGAGGCCACAACTCACGGAAACCCCGGCCACTCGCGACGCCAAGTTCACTTCCGGCGGCGACCGCGCGGGGCAGGCCGGGTAACGACGGCACGCCGGAGGGCTCAGCACTCGCCGGGGCGCTCAGCACTCGCCGGGGCAGGCCCAGGGCGCttgcgcggcggcggcggcgctgggCGGGGCTAGGCCGGGACgcggcccctccccaggccccttgCCCCGCCCCCCGGCTCGGGCCGCGAGCCTGTTGGTCGGTCCCCACCTGGAGCATCCACTTGGCCACGCGGGGCTGACCCATGATCTCACTTTCCCAAAACCAGGCAGAGGCCACCGAACTGCCAACAGCGGCTCAGAAAGGACCAGGGAAAGAAACTTGGAAAATTTATCAAAGAACCAAACGCCCCCCGGAGCTCTGGGTCCTTGGGGTTTGGGGGAAAAATGTCCCAGGAAACGCAATTCGCGGAGTGGGGACAGTACCCAGACAAGAGTGGCCCGGTCCCCCGCCGACCCCGATCCACAGCCAGGGGCCACCTTCCAGGACCAAGTCAGACTTGAGACGCCCCACCTAAAAGGCCACTGAATCCGCGATAACAGTATTCCAGGGCATTTGGGCTTTTGTTCGAGAAACAACGCAGGGCTGACCCGACCCCCCGGGAATCTGAAACAGCAGTAGGTGACAGGAACAGCCTAGGTCCTCTTAACACTCAGTGAGTAACTGTTGGCATCCGTTCTTAAAACTTTAGAGTTCTTTGAAAACTGTAAATAAaagtgtttgtgtttttattcttgcggttgtttttaaagcaaaagcagaaagaaaggggAAGTGTTGGTCGCTTggtcgtgtttgattctttgccaccccatggaccatagactgccaggctcctctgtccatggaattctccagggcaagcatattggagtgggttggtattcccttctccaggggaatcttcccaatctagggaccgaacccagatctcctgcattgcaggcaggttcttgaccatctgagccaggagggaagccccagtaaaagTAGTGAGTGAAAGTGggtcagtcacgtccgactctgtgcaaccccacggacgaCACAGACCATGGcgttcttcaggccagaatactggagacgatcttcccaactcagggatcgaacccccatctcccactttgcaggtggactctttaccagctgagccacaagtaaaAGTAGACCTATTCATAATTCAGGCAGAGAGTCAAGAATCAGCACAAAAGGATTTGTAATTAACAACCCCCAGAGCCCTCTGTCCAGCTGAAGGCATcccccccttaaaaaaaaaaaaaaaagcttctagtGTTAGTCCTCCCATTTGTCATTTCCATGGCAGGTACTTCCTGGACACGATTTTTAAAAGGTATGTCAAACTATCAGCCACAGTGGAACATAGATATGAATTACCAAAAGTTTTCCTGTTAAAATCAGGAGTAAAGCGAGAATGCTTTGAACACATCCAGTAGACCTAATCAATGCAATAAAATTGAGCAAGAAGTCTTAActatctttggggaaaaaagaaaacgaagtgcCATTATATGTAGGTGTGGTGGTCCATTTAGAAATTCCAAAATAAGCACTTAAGACCCTCTCAGAATTTGTAATACAGTTCAGTAAGTACCTATGCAGTTGAATCGCCAAAAAAATCACTTGCTTTTCGTTATTCTAACAATGATTAGTAGTGGTCTGAGCAGGGATACTCAGGGAAATCCACTTCACCATGGTCACAATAGTTTCTTAGAAATAAGGTTGAGCAGAACCTATACAAGAATAactacccccccaccccgccccgcccaagACAGGAAGACATGCAGCCCCAGTTTCCACAGGATCTGGGGGAAATGTGTCAAACTCTAAATTCTATCTGGGAactcccctggtgatccagtggttaagaatccaccttccagtgcagaggatgcAGTTTCAATCCATGGCCAGGGAAGCAAAATCCCatatgctatggagcaactaaacccttgagccacaacaaagacccagtgcagccaaagcaatagaaaattaaaataataaataaatttcatcCGGATGAATAAGTTGGTAAGAATAACTAAGATGCTTTTGAAAGAGACAATGATATAGAGGACTTGCTATACCAGATGTGTAAAAAGAAAGTCTCCATAAAAATATGGCTTCCCgtgtggctcggtggtaaagaacccatctgccaatgcaggagacgtgggttctgtccctgagtcaggaagatcccctggagaaggaaatggcaactcactccagtattcttgcctgggaaatcaatcccatggacagaggggcctggagggctacagtccatagggttgcaaagagccaggcacaacttagtgactaaacaacagcatccAGAATAATACTGTAGCATGTTTGTTCAGAAATAGACAGATGAAATAGGGATGGAATGGCCTGGAAGGGGACTCAGGAAATGTAAAACCTTCCCACAGGATAAAAAGCACCGTGAATTAATGGGGGAAAGGGATATTCATCAATCACTAAAATGGGAAAACTTGTTGTCTGGGAAAAGTCAAGTTCCATGTATTGTTATGCCCAACTcgtgaaatctcccaatgaccaccagggagccgatatccgatgcaaaagcaagagagtttttattaccaagctcgagctggggctcccaccgataccaacgcagcagctatagggacGAGCCCCGAGCTCTGGGTTTCATTGTTTATACAGGGTATTCTCACGCAAAAAATTTGAAAACCGGGAGTTTCCGGGTTGGGAGACCTCTAactggttaccttctgtggaagggttaggtgttgggttctgattggttcccatttcccCGGGCTGGCCACGGGTTCTGATTGGTCTCAGGGTGGTGAGGTGAGGTTAAGGGATTTCCAAAAAGCTCTTTTCCGGGAATTTTTACAAAATAGAGTCTTCTTtcacaaaatggagtagcttaggttcTTCAGTATCTCTcctgtactcagtcactcagccctgtctgattctttgtgactccatagactgtagcccgctaggctcctctgtccatgaatttcccaagcaagactgttagaatgggttgccgtttccttctccagagaatcttcccaacccacggatcaaactgatatctcttgtgtctcctgcgtcttctgtgttggcaggtggagtctttatcaGTATGCCATCCGGAAAGCCTTTATATCTCATACCATTCATTAAAATAGTTCTAAATGaattaaagccttttttttttattttaagaaaaaagcaagacatttaaaaatttaggtGGAACATTCAGGTAAGTATGGAGATTCGTTTTTACTACGTGAAAAGGCACAGGGGAAATCACAAAGGGAAAATCAATGCAAATTTATGCAAGTCCAAGCGAGgctataggacttcccaggtggctcaggggtaaagaatctacctgccatacCGAaggggcaggagacatgggtttgatcactgcggggggaaggtccgctggagaagggcatggcaactgctctagtgttcttgcctggagaatcccatggacagaggagcctataatccacagggtcgcacagagtagggcGCGACTGAAGagcctgagcacacacatgcaaacgTGGTAATGAACCAAATGAAAAACCGAAGAATAATCTGGGGAAACACTGGTCATAAATATTATAACCAAAGGAGTAATAGTTCTGGTTTATGAAGAATCTATTAAAATGGATAAGAAGTTAATGCATCTTAACAGGGAAAAGCATGGTCCAAGGATTTGAGTATACaattcacagaaaagaaaaatatagtttgCTGGCAAACAAAAGTATAGCAAAGACAGACGTACTagtagtaaaaaaaatatatatatggatcaAAAGAATAAGCCTCATTTTTTAccttttcaaaatggaaaaaaaaaatcatcatttttagAAGGAAAGTATTGTCAACGCCCACAGATGCCTAAGTTAAAGCTACCTTTTGGTCTAGCAGTTCAAAAAGATAAGAaggacattttaaatgtttttacccTTCTATCTAGCAATTTCCTTTCTAGGACTTCAGCTCGAGGATATaaacagagaaaagtgaaaattttttGTACAATGATGTCCAATGCAGTATTATAGCATGAGCTAcaaaagccagaaagagaaagcagctTATGATGACAAGGTGAGGAGGAAGGTACATATATGGTAGGATGTTTGCAGTGAAGACTTTTAAGTGCCTGCCAAAAATAGTATTTGAAATAAGGGTAATGTCACAGAGAAGGCTCctgatgtttaaagaaaaaaaaaatccagtacaCCTAAAACGTGATATGGCAAATCAATGatatgtaaataaaaaaatacaaataaaaaaatagaaacgaagagtaaaaaataaagaaaaaggtcTACATATATTCTGATACCAAGGACATTAAataattatgcttttaaaaaactaaagtaaGTATACCCAAATGTTAACAGTGATTATATCTAGATTTTGGAATTAcagtaattttaaatttcctcttttatatttttttctgaatattccgTGTTCACACAGTGAACATGAGTTACTTAAATAAAAAGTCCAACAAAAATATGTTTGTGAAGATGAAGTGAAGTAGACTTTGTATTATTTTGTTATCTTCTCTTTGTTAGCCTTTTTGTCCAATTTtcataaacaaatgaaatcacAAAACATTTGGGATGTAAGAAAAAGGGCAAAATATGCAAGCAAACAAATCCACTCTGGTCACCGATTCATTTTTGCTAATTTTGTCACCTTTTCCCCTTTAAGTTTCCACCGAAAAATAAGCTTCACAGATGTACAACTTTACATCCATCACCCCCCCGCCCCAAAACACTCCACATTGTATTGCAAACACATCCCAAGTAAGGGAACTGTTCTCTTATTATTCCATAGATAAAATACATGTCATGAGCATAAACCATTATCtgctgaaagaaagtaaaagctcTATCTTTTGGCACAGGGAAACTGATATGtgatgagaaagaaagagactgaTTATATtgtattgggaagattccctggagtaggaaatggcatcccactccagtatgcttgcctggaaaattccacggacagaggaacctggtgggctacagtccatggagccacaaagagtcggacacagctgagcactcaCATAGCTATACGGTAAAACTCACGGGTATAAAGACTTATACAGAAGAGCACGAGTTAATTTCAAGCTTTAAAGAAGTGTGCAACAGCTTTGAAAGATTATATGTGCTACAAAAATCCATTACTAGTCTGAAAATTAAAGCTTTACAGGGACTCCCCCCAACCACTGCATTTATTTCTCTGATTGTGTTcccaaaatattgttttaaatacagaTTGTCTTGATGTTGAAGGCTAAGAGTTTAATTACATTattttggctttttaatattgttttcacaaattgctttcttttctaaCAAGGACCAGACTTTAAAGCTAGGGCCTTGAAGGTAGAAAAAGGCTGTTTTAAGTTCAAATATAATTTATTGCAAAATTTTTAGCTAAATTTCAAATTTGGTGCCCAAGTTAGCAACTGAACCCATAAGAAGCAAGCAGGAAAAATCAGAACTGATCTCTCTCCTTGTTAAACTAGTTTCTGAGAAAACGCTGTGATATTTGCTTGTATTTATCTCAGGAACTGAAATTTCTCCGTCTAATTGAATGGAATAAAAAATGGTTTGggggattccttggtggtccagtagttaatgcagcgggcatgggttcgatccctggttgaggaactaagatcccacatgccacggggcaactaaacccaagcACCACGAcatctgagcctgtgctctagagcccgtggtcTGCAGCAGGAGAGGCTGCCAcggtgagaagcccgtgcaccccaactagagaaagcctgtgagcagcagcgaagacccaacacagcccaaAATAACTAACTTAATTTTAAAGACAAGGGATGGTTTATATGGGTGCAATGAAAACTATCTAAAAAGGTTTTCAAGGGTATAGAACTTTCTAAGCTTCCATTTTTAGTTTCCTCTGAAAGCTGCCTTAGTTGCACTTATTCCAATGGTTTCAaaacattaatattaaataatttataaaaatataaaggagcTGGTATAATCAA
This window of the Capra hircus breed San Clemente chromosome 29, ASM170441v1, whole genome shotgun sequence genome carries:
- the ORAOV1 gene encoding oral cancer-overexpressed protein 1 isoform X3, with product MRDLLILRRRFHGEGYLEGYEEGSSLGIIEGRRHGTLHGAKVGSEIGCYQGFAFAWRGLLHGCTTERDSKKMKVLEALIGMIQKFPYDDPTYDKLHEDLDRIRGKFKQLCSLLNVQPDFKISAEGSGLSF
- the ORAOV1 gene encoding oral cancer-overexpressed protein 1 isoform X2; translation: MALLLAWLLRFHGEGYLEGYEEGSSLGIIEGRRHGTLHGAKVGSEIGCYQGFAFAWRGLLHGCTTERDSKKMKVLEALIGMIQKFPYDDPTYDKLHEDLDRIRGKFKQLCSLLNVQPDFKISAEGSGLSF
- the ORAOV1 gene encoding oral cancer-overexpressed protein 1 isoform X1, encoding MAGDQDMFDAVVMADERFHGEGYLEGYEEGSSLGIIEGRRHGTLHGAKVGSEIGCYQGFAFAWRGLLHGCTTERDSKKMKVLEALIGMIQKFPYDDPTYDKLHEDLDRIRGKFKQLCSLLNVQPDFKISAEGSGLSF